Proteins from a single region of Dictyostelium discoideum AX4 chromosome 5 chromosome, whole genome shotgun sequence:
- the roco9 gene encoding ROCO family protein kinase (Similar to LRR), whose translation MTSIANLFDKKSKRSNEDTGEKEETKKSRSGTLKFKTLFGTSKKDKEKKILQQLQQQQDDEQQQQQQQFMEGDNNNNNTNSLNTPSVEGDSENINRLAASTNSTSYSSLRSSSTRSIDYNPSNNGGNGGIRSDSFYSQTSESSDITSTSTTSPTMSAASSSSSSGTVKTPKPPKSSKLKHIYNSLKFKSLKTEKNGSSSSIKSNISNFEFIMPNTPLPIFDQQSPPIHFYNSNQFSDFQYFGTPLYSLIKRQDNGLSIPILLEKSISFLEGHCHVEDLFFRKYNNEKVKFMRNSFERTGDFNFYYPDPQDPYDVAALLVEFIASLPDQLLNVELYNAIKNHTSALNSQYGGYWDIQYLAQKLSVESREFLQRLLFFLKKHVSACLFKQQQQQQQQRESTEVLTLSLSSSTSTLEPEPQPLPLSTSTQRLPQQSSDDNSNNDNNNKNDNDNDNDNDNNNDNNNINNDNGEIIPPSIQVTPPTSPQTQPKQQQPPQPPQKTLIEKLSELFTPLFVNYKTHSAFYSSTSTLITSCEDIFVHIDERPITLPGEFIMMQIKNVIIPPTNLKLEHTISSSSKSDKNDKNDKNGNTDVTLWQSGTLFITNYRMIWKKDESNSIDSESNSILLPEDIITPTQSFSSINNNNNNNSSKFVEIKLYSFEIILTSIIKWESFGKSLKSTTPMMSTPTTFQNGGVNRSQFQIFLCYCKNIRFQYMGFSDESNFRDLEKLNLILAYYINPLIDFGRYFSSVNNEIPRAPLLANNNNSSSNLISLGRSGITNTSTANINGSNRNSVGGNGSHDYTTNIWDIYSPLIEGQRLKLDLDKDWRVVEFLSRDTSTIYPKRILIPNLIGDELLQSYVRKTQSKIPIFSWSNQNNKSMLFRICVYNQPFNNKFNSGGTLAYNNNSTIINNNSVIITNSSTIGTNTSGISNSNHLIVGEIEPPSPIKKRQQQIVDKKDTSSPLSSLRSSKGIPSKSSKKDKQGFLSSSTSSIIPIQTTISTDTVDVKLYNLFVNKEEQLQSSTSSSPSTSLNNSSNNLNKEFQQIHQQMQQNQLNSSSNNNNNNNNNNNNNNNNNNNNNNNNNNNNNNNNNNNNNNNKINKRQNEATIVFTNKVGGTSDNHINIISVYEQFKMNSSNIIFLSIPTREQVEACWFDLYQSITSFDGSMDAWKSIEESKWVDSVKLLLEGCVKVSNLLDEGSSVLLKPPIDSPLHTLDLASISSLTMVLSDPFYRTLDGFLILIEKEWIQYGFPFNNINYHKEQNNLNNNNGNKENSSSSSSSSSSTSTTPSITKKSSGSISKGSSGIASLINDLDKYDSNFVLPDTIHTESQKKKTYLFQDQYESSILVNRSFSPIFVQFLDAVWQLQRQFPFHFEFNESLLLLLVKESFSGRFGNFLYSEALRDSERKFLKRSPSIWTFINQNKSTFINLLYKHSANSSSSSSSTNKLPSPISPRQSFIFKQEDFNEMIKPSCDNDQIILWSSFFTEFINSRESQQISKKLIGKVKCDLISQKLTFLSIDRNLLSYFSTLTKLNLSRNYFNTFPIEIILLSNLTHLWLQDNRIKSIPSSLLKLIGSKLKLQEFDLSHNLLESLHKSIYTLSTLTKLVLDNNKLIIIPESISKMKQLKCLSVQNNRLSSFPQALSLCVGLEELYVQNNQIRELPLGFFKLGSLRMLDLRNNQITKFKCHKLDDKSCFLMNEIIHFRMGPNPLQKLSNQMFEMRSLIHLELTGCSLSTVPLKLLDNLVNLEALYLNQNKLSEISIDFKRLFKLSVLDLSDNQFTNVPIHAMLPSLKKLYLHNNQLYNISFNDFNLPLLSELRLDGNKLTYVSPSIGTKLLSLTLLNLDRNPQITTLPHTLALLKKLKSLIVNSNIMESPFRELETTDAILRYLTLQMQQSQFHPRNKLIIISDITNPQIKNEFIKNLTIAKPLTSKEREKEKEKEKEKEKEKKHKNIGYGSKDKDKKGININYQQQHQQQQQYQQHQYSSQIGFNQNLPIKWEIDYENYPNSALYNLASTIHCTNSFISQPIMISSSNQECTKLNKEEFLNSRFNTQEISKKKNLTIFIRDLSQLNSSGSASASGNGSGNGNGIGISNTNCSQHLFSKRAVYCLVWALSESEEPTRIYKWLESIRDRCTFATVFIVGLYNSDYCQDVPKDYYTFITPKIEQKCHNLFPNFTFSFINILNNNNNNNNNNNNNNNNNNNNSGGNVVPVQPSINNSIDNNVENTNNNNNIINNNNNNNNNNNNNNNNNNSYNSNSNSNSNNNNNNNSNNNNNNNINNNNINNNNNNNNNNNNNNNNNNNNNNSNNNSNNNSNSNSNSNSNNSNNNNINNNNSNNNNNNNNNNNNNNNNNNNNNNNNNNNNNDNDNNNNDNNNNLNNSNLNNNNGSNINISSSNNILGGMPKLREEIKNVFLNFKPFGTKVSSSQKLFEKHIKTLQTPFISKKELFSIGEMCKLDKIETKNTCELLTELGLLFWSEDHDWVILDPIWLSNTLNLLLTLKQSSSAPSTPPQIPLNSTNLNNTSIPSQITTTSTNSSSTSTSTSTSTSTSTSTSTSTSTSTPLQTPTSLVSLSNISLSTISIPIQPNTSSILLDSSMNDSFNKESSGSNKVANPTIRKRDIILMSNLEGIWNDIPTRLYPYLLTLAKKFNIAYQIDTLYDPTSWGFVYPSPISNQQQQQQQQSSTQHQHQHHHHQQQQQTSINLNRLSISGSPSLRSISIRNGGNINTLNSSGSNNSSPLKFPNLALSPIRNGSNSNLTHHHGSNSSLNNLLSPLKNLQLQQKYDKLKLLNEKVIFLPNELPNEPPMSMDKMFLDVGEPRSLCRIFQFEKKIPSSFFPRLLSQLYMFCSIKHCWKNGVILENCYLSFPVARRFPMSPNAKNPFRRSSTISVLEADDLVSIQVLGDTKIEISSSKMCRHILQIFESILESYNQLAYTIYISCIHCIETLPKSEQYLFSLNQIEESVIKGKTYQSCPIHSSIPIKLNQLAPDLTMNDLRHKLIDFKEVELDPNPIGEGGTATVYKGKWRQSDVAIKLLKTDVVGSDFSKVFAEYRREIFCLSSFIHDNILDLKGFCLEPLAIITEFQSGGNLYDYIHDLKNPLDWQLRIKIAKGIAASLQTLHDSRPSVVHRDLKSPNILLSSKDSLTMECHLCDFSLSGFSTTVANRSVQNPVWLAPEVINNELCSDKSDVYAYGVILFELLSRTRFFSNITFMSEVEGLITEGVRPSLPSHNLPEYDSLLNICWAQDPTCRPSFIEITKKLEEIELILKTHTPVEPVYTETSKNQHIQLNRGNTIYTLVKRPITPIQQQQQQKQQQLQQQKQSPKQLQQQKPLPTPPKQLSNNDSTPTKPLDDSSDSSSEDSNN comes from the exons atgacaTCAATTgctaatttatttgataaaaaatccaaaagaTCAAATGAAGATACTggtgaaaaagaagaaactaAAAAATCAAGAAGTGGaacattaaaatttaaaactttatttggaacaagtaaaaaagataaagaaaagaaaattttacaacaattacaacaacagcaagaTGAtgagcaacaacaacaacaacaacaatttatggaaggtgataataataataataatactaattcCTTAAATACTCCATCAGTTGAAGGTGATtctgaaaatataaatagattAGCAGCATCCACAAATTCAACTTCATATTCATCATTAAGATCTTCAAGTACAAGAAGTATTGACTATAATCCATcaaataatggtggtaatggtggaATTAGATCAGACTCGTTCTATTCACAAACTAGTGAATCATCAGATATAacatcaacttcaacaacatcaccaactATGTCAGcagcatcatcatcatcatcgtctgGTACAGTGAAAACACCAAAACCACCAAAATCATCGAAACTAaaacatatatataattcattaaaatttaaatctttaaaaactgaaaagaatggttcatcatcatcaattaaatcaaatatttcaaactttgaatttataatgcCAAATACACCATTACCAATATTTGATCAACAATCACCACCTATTCATTTCTATAATAGTAATCAGTTTTCagattttcaatattttggTACACCATTATATTCTTTAATCAAACGTCAAGATAATGGTTTATCAATTCCAATTTTATTAGagaaatcaatttcatttttagaaGGTCATT gtcATGTTGAAGATTTATTCTTtagaaaatataataatgaaaaagttaaatttaTGAGAAATTCATTTGAAAGAACTGGTGATTTCAATTTCTATTATCCAGATCCACAAGATCCCTATGATGTAGCAGCTCTCTTGGTTGAATTCATTGCATCTTTACCTgaccaattattaaatgttgaaTTATATAATGCTATTAAAAATCATACTTCTGCTT taaacTCACAATATGGTGGTTATTGGGATATTCAATATTTAGCACAAAAATTATCAGTAGAGTCTAGAGAATTTTTACaaagattattattctttttaaagaaaCATGTTTCAGcttgtttatttaaacaacaacaacagcaacaacaacaaagagaATCAACAGAAGTTTtaacattatcattatcttcatcaaCGAGTACATTGGAACCAGAGCCACAACCACTACCGCTATCAACTTCAACTCAGCGATTACCACAACAATCAAGTGAtgataatagcaataatgataataataataaaaatgataatgataatgataatgataatgataataataatgataataataatattaataatgataatggtgaaattATTCCACCATCAATCCAAGTTACGCCACCAACTTCACCACAAACACAgccaaaacaacaacaaccccCACAACCCCCAcaaaaaactttaattgaaaaattatcagAGTTATTTACAccattatttgtaaattataaaaCACATAGTGCATTTTATTCATCAACATCGACATTAATAACAAGTTGTGAAGATATATTTGTACATATTGATGAAAGACCAATTACATTACCAGGTGAATTTATAATGATGCAGATAAAGAATGTTATTATACCaccaacaaatttaaaattagaacATACAAtcagtagtagtagtaaaagtgataaaaatgataaaaatgataaaaacgGTAATACAGATGTAACATTATGGCAATCTGGTACATTGTTTATTACAAATTATAGAATGATTTGGAAAAAAGatgaatcaaattcaattgattctgaatctaattcaatattattaccaGAAGATATTATAACACCAAcacaatcattttcatcaattaataataataataataacaattcaagtaaatttgttgaaattaaattatattcatttgAAATCATTCTAACATCAATTATAAAATGGGAATCATTTggaaaatcattaaaatcaacGACACCAATGATGTCAACACCAACCACCTTTCAAAATGGTGGTGTTAATAGAtcacaatttcaaatattccTTTGCTATTGTAAGAATATTAGATTCCAATATATGGGTTTTAGTGATGAATCAAATTTTAGAGATTTAgagaaattgaatttaattttagcaTATTACATTAACCCATTGATTGATTTCGGTAGATATTTCTCAAGtgtaaataatgaaataccAAGAGCACCACTATTGgccaataataacaatagtagttcaaatttaattagtcTAGGTAGAAGTGGTATCACTAATACATCCACTGCCAATATCAATGGCAGTAATAGGAATAGTGTTGGAGGTAATGGTAGCCATGATTATACTACAAATATTTGGGATATTTATTCACCATTGATCGAGGGTCAAAGATTGAAATTGGATTTGGATAAAGATTGGAGAGTTGTTGAATTCCTTTCAAGGGATACTTCAACCATTTATCCAAAACGTATTTTGATACCAAATTTGATTGGTGATGAATTACTTCAAAGTTATGTTCGTAAAACTCAATCTAAAATTCCAATTTTCTCTTGgtcaaatcaaaataataaatcaatgtTATTTAGAATTTGTGTATATAATCaaccatttaataataaatttaattctggTGGTACATTagcatataataataatagtaccattattaataataactctgtaataataacaaatagtTCAACCATTGGTACAAATACTAGTGGTATTTCAAATAGTAATCATTTAATTGTGGGGGAAATAGAACCACcttcaccaattaaaaagagacaacaacaaattgtagataaaaaagatacatcatcaccattaagTTCACTTAGATCATCAAAAGGAATTCCTTCAAAATCGTCTAAAAAGGATAAACAAGGATttctatcatcatcaacctCGTCAATAATACCAATTCAAACTACAATATCAACTGATACTGTAGatgttaaattatataatttatttgtaaataaagaAGAACAACTACAatcttcaacatcatcatcaccatcaacatcattaaataatagtagtaataatttaaataaagaatttcaacaaattcatcaGCAAATgcaacaaaatcaattaaattcatcatcaaataacaataacaataacaataataataataataataataataataataataataataataataataataataataataataataataataataataataataataataataataataaaattaataaaagacAAAATGAAGCAACTATTGTATTCACTAATAAAGTTGGTGGTACAAGTGATAATCATATCAATATAATATCAGTTTatgaacaatttaaaatgaatAGTTCAAATATCATTTTCTTATCAATACCAACTAGAGAACAAGTTGAAGCATGTTGGTTCGATCTTTATCAATCGATTACAAGTTTCGATGGTTCAATGGATGCTTGgaaatcaattgaagaatCTAAATGGGTTGATTCtgtcaaattattattagaaggTTGTGTAAAAGTTTCAAATCTTTTAGATGAAGGTTCTTCAGTTTTATTGAAACCACCAATCGATTCACCATTACATACATTGGATTTAGcttcaatttcatctttaACAATGGTATTAAGTGATCCATTCTATAGAACTTTAGATGGtttcttaattttaattgaaaaagaatggATTCAATATGGTTTcccttttaataatataaattatcataaagaacaaaataatttaaataataataatggtaataaagaaaattcatcatcatcatcatcatcatcatcatcaacatcaactacACCATCAATTACAAAGAAATCATCAggatcaatttcaaaaggATCATCAGGTATtgcatcattaattaatgatttagaTAAATATGATTCAAATTTTGTATTACCAGATACAATTCACACAGAatcacaaaaaaagaaaacttatttatttcaaGATCAATATGAATCATCAATTTTAGTTAATAGATCATTTTCACCAATTTTCGTTCAATTTTTAGATGCAGTTTGGCAATTACAAAGACAATTCCCATTccattttgaatttaatgaatcattattattattattagtaaagGAATCATTCTCTGGTAGATTTGGTAATTTCTTATATTCAGAGGCTTTAAGAGATAGTGAAAGAAAATTCTTAAAGAGATCACCATCAATTTGGACTtttattaatcaaaataaatcaacatttataaatttacttTATAAACATAGTGCAAATTCATCGTCGTCATCATCgtcaacaaataaattaccatCACCAATTTCACCAAGACaatcattcatttttaaacaagaggattttaatgaaatgatTAAACCATCATGTGATAAtgatcaaattattttatggtcatcattttttacagaatttataaattcaagaGAATCTCAACaaatttcaaagaaattaattggtaaagTTAAATGTGATTTAATCTCTCAAAAATTAACTTTTCTTTCAATTGATagaaatttattatcttATTTCTCAACATTAACCaaattaaatctttcaagaaattatttcaatacTTTTCCAATTGAAATCATTCTATTGAGTAATCTTACTCATCTTTGGTTACAAGATAatagaattaaatcaataccaagtagtttattgaaattgattggttcaaaattgaaattacaagaatttgatttatcacATAATCTATTGGAATCTTTACATAAATCAATCTATACTCTATCGACTCTAACTAAATTGGTATTGGATAATAATAAGTTAATAATTATACCTGAATCAATTAGTaaaatgaaacaattgaaatGTTTATCAGTTCAAAATAATCGTTTATCATCTTTCCCACAAGCTTTATCGTTATGTGTTGGTTTGGAGGAGCTCTACgttcaaaataatcaaattagaGAGTTACCATTGGGTTTCTTTAAATTGGGTTCATTGAGAATGTTGGATTTaagaaataatcaaatcaccaaatttaaatgtcACAAATTAGATGATAAAAGTTGTTTCCTAATGAATGAGATAATTCATTTTAGAATGGGTCCAAATCCATTACAGAAACTATCAAATCAAATGTTTGAAATGAGATCATTGATTCATTTAGAGTTAACTGGTTGTTCACTATCGACCGTTCCATTGAAGCTATTGGATAATTTAGTTAATCTTGAAGCcttatatttaaatcaaaataaactTTCAGAgatatcaattgattttaaaagacTTTTCAAATTATCGGTTTTAGATTTATCTGATAATCAATTTACAAATGTACCAATTCATGCAATGTTACCATCACTTAAGAAATTGTATCTAcataataatcaattgtATAATATCTCTTTCAACgattttaatttaccattaCTATCGGAATTAAGATTGGATGGTAATAAACTAACTTATGTATCACCATCAATCGGTACGAAATTATTATCACTCACCTTATTGAATCTTGATAGAAATCCACAAATTACGACATTACCTCATACTTTGGCATTactaaagaaattgaaatctTTAATTGTCAATTCAAATATAATGGAGTCACCATTTAGAGAATTAGAAACCACTGATGCTATCTTGCGTTATCTAACATTACAAATGCAACAATCTCAATTTCATCcaagaaataaattaatcatTATCTCTGATATAACAAAtccacaaattaaaaatgaattcattaaaaatttaacaattgcAAAACCATTAACTtcaaaagaaagagaaaaagaaaaagagaaagaaaaagaaaaagaaaaagagaaaaaacataaaaatattGGTTATGGttcaaaagataaagataaaaaaggtattaatattaattatcaacaacagcaccaacaacaacaacaatatcaacaacatcaatatTCTTCACAAATtggttttaatcaaaatttaccaattaaatGGGAAATCGATTATGAAAATTATCCAAATTCTGCATTATATAATTTGGCTTCAACAATTCATTGTactaatagttttatttctCAACCAATTATGATCTCTTCTTCAAATCAAGAATGTACTAAATTGAATAAagaagaatttttaaattctcgTTTTAATACTCAAGaaatttcaaagaaaaagaatttaacaATTTTCATTCGTGATTTATCACAACttaatagtagtggtagtgctAGTGCTAGTGGtaatggtagtggtaatggtaatggaatTGGTATTAGTAATACCAATTGTAGTCAACATCTTTTCTCAAAGAGAGCTGTTTACTGTTTAGTTTGGGCACTATCAGAAAGTGAGGAACCAACTAGAATCTATAAATGGTTAGAATCAATTAGAGATAGATGCACTTTTGCCACTGTTTTCATAGTTGGTCTTTACAATAGTGATTATTGTCAAGATGTACCAAAAGACTATTACACCTTCATAACTCCAAAAATTGAACAAAAATGTCATAATCTGTTCCCAAATTTTACCTTTTCgttcattaatattttaaataataataataataataataataataataataataataataataataataataataatagtggtggtaatgTAGTACCAGTACAaccatcaattaataatagtattgataataatgttgaaaataccaataataataataatattattaataataataataacaacaataataataataataataataataataataataatagttataatagtaatagtaatagcaatagtaataataataataataataatagtaataataataataataataatattaataataataatattaataataataataataataataataataataataataataataataacaataataataataataatagtaataacaatagtaataataatagtaatagtaatagtaatagtaatagtaataatagtaataataataatattaataataataatagtaataataataataataataataataataataataataataataataataataataataataataataataataataataataataatgataatgataataataacaatgataataataataaccttaataatagtaaccttaataataataatggtagtaatattaatattagtagtagtaataacaTTTTAGGTGGTATGCCAAAATTACGTGAAGAAATTAAgaatgtatttttaaattttaaaccatttgGTACAAAAGTTTCAAGTagtcaaaaattatttgaaaaacatATTAAAACATTACAAACTCCATTCATTTCAAAGAAGGAacttttttcaattggtgaAATGTGTAAATTAGATAAGATTGAAACTAAAAATACTTGTGAATTACTCACTGAATTAGGCTTATTATTTTGGTCCGAAGATCATGATTGGGTAATTTTAGATCCAATTTGGTTATCAAatactttaaatttattgttaACCTTAAAACAATCATCATCAGCCCCAAGTACACCACCTCAAATACCTTTAAATTCtacaaatttaaacaatACATCAATACCATCACAAATTACTACCACATCcacaaattcatcatcaacatcaacatcaacatcaacatcaacatcaacatcaacatcaacatcaacatcaacatcaacatcaacaccattACAAACACCTACATCACTtgtatcattatcaaatatttcattatcaaCCATTTCAATTCCAATTCAACCAAATACATCATCAATTCTATTAGATAGTAGTATGAACGATAGTTTTAATAAGGAAAGTAGTGGAAGTAATAAAGTAGCTAACCCAACCATTAGAAAAAGGGATATTATATTAATGAGTAATTTAGAAGGTATTTGGAATGATATTCCAACAAGATTATATCCATATTTATTAACATTGGCCaagaaatttaatatagCTTATCAAATTGATACACTCTATGATCCAACTTCTTGGGGCTTTGTTTATCCATCACCAATTtctaatcaacaacaacaacaacaacaacaatcatcaactcaacaccaacaccaacaccaccaccaccaacaacaacaacaaactagtataaatttaaatagattATCAATTAGTGGTAGTCCATCATTAagatcaatttcaattcgtaatggtggtaatattaatacattAAATTCAAGTggatcaaataattcaagtCCATTAAAATTCCCAAATTTAGCATTATCACCAATTCGTAATGGtagtaattcaaatttaactcATCATCATGGTAGTAATtcaagtttaaataatttattatcaccattaaagaatttacaattacaacaaaagTATGATAAATTGAAactattaaatgaaaaagtgATTTTCTTACCAAATGAATTACCGAATGAACCACCAATGTCAATGGATAAGATGTTTTTAGATGTTGGTGAACCAAGATCTCTTTGTAGAATATtccaatttgaaaaaaagataCCATCAAGTTTCTTCCCAAGATTATTGAGTCAATTGTATATGTTTTGTTCAATTAAACATTGTTGGAAGAATGGAGTTATCTTGGAGAATTGTTACCTATCATTCCCTGTGGCTAGAAGATTCCCGATGTCTCCAAATGCAAAGAATCCATTCCGTAGAAGTTCAACAATCTCTGTTTTAGAGGCTGATGATTTAGTATCGATTCAAGTTCTTGGTGAtacaaaaattgaaatttcctCATCGAAAATGTGTAGACATATCTTACAAATTTTCGAATCAATTTTGGAATCCTACAATCAACTTGCCTATACAATCTATATTTCATGTATTCATTGTATTGAAACTTTACCAAAATCCGAACAATATCTTTTTAGTCTCAATCAAATCGAAGAATCTGTAATCAAAGGTAAAACCTATCAAAGTTGTCCAATTCATTCTTCGATCccaataaaattgaatcaattggcACCAGATTTAACTATGAACGATTTACGTCACAAGTTGATAGATTTCAAAGAGGTTGAACTCGATCCAAATCCAATTGGTGAAGGTGGTACAGCAACCGTTTACAAAGGTAAATGGAGGCAATCGGATGTCGCTATCAAGCTTTTAAAAACCGATGTGGTTGGAAGTGATTTTTCAAAGGTTTTCGCTGAATATCGTCGTGAAATCTTTTGTCTCTCTTCGTTCATTCATGACAATATCCTCGATCTTAAAGGTTTTTGTTTGGAACCATTGGCAATTATCACAGAATTCCAAAGTGGTGGTAATCTTTACGATTACATTCATGACCTCAAAAATCCATTAGACTGGCAattaagaattaaaattgCCAAAGGTATCGCAGCATCTTTACAAACGCTTCATGATAGTAGACCATCAGTGGTTCATCGTGATTTAAAGAGTCCAAATATCCTACTCTCAAGTAAAGATTCATTAACTATGGAATGCCATCTTTGTGATTTCTCATTATCAGGCTTCTCAACCACCGTTGCAAATCGTTCGGTTCAAAATCCAGTTTGGTTAGCTCCAGAGGTAATAAACAATGAATTATGTTCGGATAAAAGTGATGTCTATGCATATGGTGTAATCCTATTTGAACTTTTATCACGTACAAGattcttttcaaatattacCTTTATGTCTGAAGTTGAAGGTTTAATTACCGAGGGTGTACGTCCATCACTACCATCTCATAATTTACCAGAGTATGATAGCCTTTTAAATATCTGTTGGGCTCAAGATCCAACTTGTCGTCCTTCCtttattgaaattacaaAGAAATTAGAAGAAATTGAACTAATCTTAAAAACTCATACTCCAGTTGAACCAGTTTACACAGAAACTTCAAAGAATCAacatattcaattaaatagaGGAAATACTATATATACCCTTGTTAAAAGACCAATAACaccaattcaacaacaacaacaacaaaaacaacaacaactacaacaacaaaaacaatctccaaaacaattacaacaacaaaaaccatTACCAACTCCTCCAAAACaactttcaaataatgattctACTCCAACAAAACCATTAGATGATTCTAGTGATAGTAGTAGTgaagattcaaataattaa